A window of Trueperaceae bacterium genomic DNA:
GGCTTGAGCGTGCGGTAGTTGATGGTCTCGGGCTTGGTGATCTCGCCGTAGCTCCACTCGCGGATGCGCTTCGGCGAGGCGATCTGGATCCTCACCTGCGTGAACTCGCGGGGTTGCTCCTTCACCCTGGGCCCTTGGAAGTTGTTGAACCTCGTGGCGTCGCTCACCAGTGCCGTCCCGTCTCGTCGAAGATGCTCACGGGCTTGTCGTCCGCGTCCAGCACCGTCACGTCAAGCCCCAAGGAGTGGAGTTCCTTCACCAACACCTTGAAGGATTCGGGGATCGTCGGCTCGAGGACGTCGTTCCCCTTGACGATCGCCTCGTAGGCGGCGTTGCGGCCGTCGATGTCGTCCGACTTGATGGTCAGCATCTCCTGCAGCGTGTACGCCGCGCCGTGCGCCTTGAGCGCCCAGACCTCCATCTCGCCCAGGCGCTGGCCCCCGAACTGGGCCTTGCCTCCCAGCGGTTGCTGCGTGATGAGCGAGTAGGGACCGGTGGAGCGCGCGTGCATCTTGTCCTCGACCATGTGGTAGAGCTTCATGATGTACATGATCCCGACCACGATGGGCGCGTCGATCGCCTCGCCCGTGCGGCCGTCGAACAGCACCGTCTTGCCTGCTCGCGCCAGCGCCGAGTGCGCCTGTGCCGGCGTGAGGTCGCGGTCGACGATCCCCAGCTTGGCGGACCGGCGGTAGACCTCGAGTTCGCGCTGGTCGGGCTCGAAGCCGGCGGCGTCGTTCTCCGCCTGCTCCACCCTGGCCGACTCCTCGAGCAGGTCCTTGATCTCGCTCTCGCGCGCGCCGTCGAAGACGGGCGTCACGTAAGACACGCCGTGCTTGAGCGCCGCCAGGCCGAGGTGGGTCTCGAGGATCTGGCCGAGGTTCATGCGCGACGGCACGCCGAGCGGGTTGAACACCATGTCGACGGGCGTGCCGTCGGCGAGGTAGGGCATGTCCTCGGGCGCCAGGATCTTGGCGACCACGCCCTTGTTGCCGTGGCGGTTGGCGAGCTTGTCGCCCTCGATCAGGCGCCGCTTCTGCGCCACGTAGACGCGCACCATCTCCTGCACGCCGGGTTTCAGCTCGACGCCGTGGTCGCCCTTGCGGAAGCGCACGGTGCGCAGCACGATGCCGCCGTCGCCGGGCGGCACCTTGAGGGAGGTGTCCTTGACCTCCTTGGCCTTCTCCCCGAAGATCGAGCGCAACAGGCGCTCCTCGGGGGTGGGGTCCTTCTCGCCCTTGAAGCTCGTGTGTCCCACGAGGATGTCGCCCTGGCGCACCTCCGCGCCGATGCGCACCACGCCGTCCTCGTCGAGGTCGCGCAGCGCGGCCTCGGAGAGGCCGGGGATGTCGCGGGTGATCTTCTCAGGTCCCAGCTTCGTGTCGCGCGCCTCCTTCTCGAACTTCTCGATGTGGACGCTCGTGAAGGCGTCGGAGCGCACCAGGTTCTCGGACAGGACGATGGCGTCCTCGAAGTTGTAGCCGTCGAACGGCATGAGGGCGATGAGGACGTTCTGGCCGAGCGCCAGGCGCCCCACCTCGGAGGCGGGCCCGTCGGCGATGGCCTGACCCTTGTGCACCTGGTCGCCGAGGCTGACGACGGGGCGCTGATTGAGGTTGGTGTTCTGGTTGGAGCGCTGGAAGCGGGTCAGCAGGTACTCCTGCTCGATGCCGCGCGCGTTCTCGATGACGATCCGGTTGGCGTCGACGTAGGTGACGGTGCCCGCCTCGTCGGCGAGCACGACCGTGCCGGAGTCCCGCGAGACGCGCTCCTCCACGCCGGTGCCCACGAAGGGGGCCTGGGCGCGGATGAGCGGCACGGCCTGGGACTGCATGTTGGAGCCCATGAGGGCGCGGTTGGCGTCGTCGTGCTCGAGGAACGGGATCAGGGACGTCGGGACGGAGATGATCTGCTTGGGCGACACGTCCATGAAGTCGACCTGATCGGCCGACAGGAAGACGGCGTCGCCGAGCTTGCGCGCCACGATGGTCTCCGTGGCGAAGGTGCCGTCGTCGTTCAGCGGCGTGTTCGCCTGGGCGATGAGGTACTTGTCTTCGTCGTGGGCGTCGATGTAGACGACGTCGTCGGTGACGCGGCCAGCGACGACGCGCCGGTAGGGCGCCTCGATGAAGCCGAGGTCGTTCACGCGGGCGAAGCTCGCGAGCGACGTGATCAGGCCGATGTTGGCGCCTTCCGGCGTCTCGATCGGGCAGATGCGGCCGTAGTGCGTGCGGTGCACGTCGCGGACGTCGAAGCCGGCGCGCTCGCGCGTGAGGCCGCCCGGTCCGAGCGCGGAGATGCGCCGCTTGTGGCGCAGCTCGGAGAGCGGGTTGACCTGGTCCTTGAACTGGCTGAGCTGGCTGCGCCCGAAGAACTCGCGCAGCGCCGCCACGATGGGGCGGCTGTTGACGAGCTTCTGCGGCGTGGCGGCGTCCGGGTTACCGAGCAGCATGCGTTCGCGCACACCGCGCGCCATGCGCCCGAGGCCCACGCGGATCTGGTCGGCCACCAGCTCGCCGACGGTGCGGATGCGGCGGTTGCCGAGGTGGTCGATGTCGTCCTCGACGTACCCCTCGTCGCCGGCTTGCAGCCGGACCAGGTACTGGAGGGTGGGCACGAGGCCGTAGTCGACGAAGCGGCCGTCCTCGAAGCCGAGGAGGGTGTTGACGGCGTGGTTCAGGCCGAGCTTGCTGTTCATCTTGAAGCGGCCGGCGTCGCCGAGGTCGTAGCGGCGCGGGTCCGCTAGCAGGCCGAACAGGTACTGGGTGGCCTTGTCGACCTTGGGCGGGTCGCCGGGGCGCAACACCGTGAAGAGCCTCAGCAGCGCCTCGTCGGGCGTGATGTCTGGCGAGCCCTCGTTCTCGAGGGTGGCGTCGATGAACGTCTCGTGGCCGGCGAACAGCTCGCGGATCTGGGCGTCGCCGTACCCCAGCACGCGCAGGAGGAGGGTGAAGTGGAACTTGCGCTTGTTCACCTTCATCCACAGCACCTGCGAGTTGTCGAACTCGACCTCGATCCAGGGGCCGCGCTTCGGCATGGGGATGATGCTCGCCGTGTAGCGCAGCTGCGAGGCGCTCACCATGGAGCTCGTGAAGTAGACGCCCGGGCTGCGGTGGATCTGGGACACGATGACGCGGTCGGCCCCGTTGATGATGAACGAGCCGTCCTCCGTCATCAGCGGCAGGTCGCCGAGGAAGACCTCGTCTTCCTTGATGAGCCCGGTGTCCTTGTGGACGAGCTGCAGCTTGGCGAACAGTCCCGCGTGGTAGGTGAGGTCCTTCTCGCGGCACTCGTCGGGGTCGTACTCGGGCTCGTCGAGCCGGTACTCGAGGAAGTCGAGGACCAGGTCCGTCTGCCGTCCCCGTTCCGTCTCGTCGATCGGGAACACCTCGCGGAACGCGGCCTGCAGCCCGACGTCCTCGCGCTCGTGAGCGCTGCGGCCGAGTTGCAGGAGGTTGTTGTACGAGGTGATCTGGATGTTGGTCAGGTTGGGAAGGTCGATGACCTCCTTGATCCTGCCGAAGTTCCGGATCTCGCGCATCTTCATCCCTTCGTGTGGGGCCCGTTGTGGCGGTCGCTGCGCGCGGCCCGTCCGGGTCGACCGGCGCGCGCGTCTCGCGCCTTCCGGTCACCGCCGTTCGGGCGTTGCATGTTCGGGTGTGGCTGGGAGTAATATTCGGTGAGGCCCGCCGCGCGGCCGCGCACCCGTCTGGTGATCACGGCCGTGAACGGAGCCCCGGAGCACACGACTGGGGCGTGGAACGTCACGGCGGCGCGTGCCCTGTCGGGCCGCGTCGCTTGGCTTGTCATCAAGATACTGTTTCCCCGCAGGTCAATCGTCAGGCCTCCTGCCGACCTTGCATTCTAGCAGCGCTCCTCGCTTGCAGGTGCGCGCTGCGCTACCACCTCCGCGCTCCCCCGTGCCCGACCCGGCGCGCGGCCTCCGGTGCGGGGGCCGGATCGGGGGCACCATCTCGCTCCCGACCCGGCCGGTTAACCGTCTTACGCATCTTGGGCCCAGCCTGGGCGTCGATCCCACGCGCGGTGCCGACGCCCCTGCGGGCTTACTTGACCTCTACTTCGGCGCCCGCGGCTTCCAGCTTGGCCTTGAGGTCGGCGGCTTCGTCCTTGCTCACGGACTCCTTGATGGCGCCGCCGGCCTCGACCAGGTCCTTGGCCTCCTTGAGGCCGAGGCTGGTGATGGCACGGACTTCCTTGATGACGCTGAGCTTCTTGTCGCCCGTGCACGGCTTGATGGAGACGGTGAACTCCGTCTGCTCCTCGGCGGCGGCGGCCTCGCCGGCCGGGGCGGCCATCATCATGCCCATGGGCATGGCGGCGGCGGCTTCGACGCCCCACGCCTCCTTGAGGCCATCAACGAGTTCAACGAGCTCCAGCACGGTCAGTCCGCCGAGCTGTTCGATCAACGCCTGCTTATCGAAAGCCATCTTCAGTTACCTCCATCTTTCTGCTTCTCAACGTAGTTGTTCATCACGGTGACCAGGTTCCGCTGCGGTCCGGCGAGCACACCGACGAGCTGCTGGAGCGGCGCTTCGAGCACCCCCACCAACTGGCTCTGGATCTGCTTCTTGGACGGCAGCTTGGCGATGCGCGGCAGCGCGTCCTCGCCCAGGAAGCTCCCCTCGAGGCGCCCGCCCTTGGACTTGGGCAGCTCCTTCGGGTGAGCCTTGGCGAACTCGGTGATGGCCTTGACCGGCGCCACCACCTCGTCGCCGACGAGGATGAGGGCCGTCGGCCCCTGCAGCGTCGACTCGTAACCCTCGACGCCCTGCTCCTTGAGCACGACGTTGATGAGGGTGTTCTTGGCGACGAGCATCTTGCCGCCCGCCTCGCGCACTGCGGCGCGAAGCCGGCCCAGATCGCCTGCGGAGAGTCCCTGGTAGTCCACCAGGAAGAACGTCTTGGCCTCGCCGAGCTGCTCGCGCAGCAGGGCTACGGTCGCTTCGTTCCTGGGGTTTGCCATGGCAACCTTCCCCTTCAGTCTGAAGCTTGGTCCAGGGCCGTCTCTGCCCCGGACGTGCCGCGAAGCGCGTGCAGCGCGCCGTGATCTCTCACGGCATCAACACCCACGCCTCGGCAGGATCTTTAAGCCTGGCGGCCCCTGCTGTCTCCAACGCCAGAGGTGTTCAGCTCGCGCTGCGCACCAAGATGCCTGGGTTCACGCCTCGCTGGCGGCGCCGAGCGCGACGCGCACGCTCGGACCCATCGTCGAGGTCAGGTGGATGGTCTTGAGGTACTGGCCGCGGGCGGCGTCGGGCTTGGCGGCCTCGACCGCGCCGCGCAAGGCGACGAAGTTGGCGGCGAGCTGCTCGGCCGCGAAGCTGGCCTTGCCGATGGGAGCGTGCACGACGCCGGTCTTGTCGGCGCGGAACTCGATCTGCCCGGCCTTGAGGGCGCGCACGATGCCGCCGATGTCGGTGCCGACCGTGCCGGCCTTCGGGTTGGGGAGGAGGCCACGCGGCCCCAGCACCCGCCCGAGCTTCGAGCCGATGGCGGCCATCATGTCGGGCGTGGCCACGACGGCGTCGAACTCCATCCAACCGCCGAGGATGCGCTCGATGACGTCGGTCCCGCCCACGATGTCGGCCCCGGCCGCCTCGGCGGCCGCGACGCCGTCACCCTGCGTGACGGCCAGCACGCGCACCGTCTTGCCCGTGCCGTGCGGTAACGCGACGGTGCCACGGACGTTCTGGTCGGACTTGCGGGGGTCGATGCCCAGGCGGAAGTGCGCCTCCACAGTCTCGTCGAACTTGGCGCTGGCCAGTTCCTTGACGAGGGCGGCGGCGTCGTCGACGGTGTAGGTGCGATCGCGATCGACCTTCCTGGCGAGCTCGCGGTAACGCTTCCCGTGCTTGGCCATCAGCTCGGCTGCCCTTCCACCGTCACGCCCATGGAGCGGGCCGTACCGGCGATGATCTTGGCGGCGGCGACCTCGTCGCCGGCGTTCAGGTCGGCCATCTTGGCCTTGCCGATCTCGAGGCACTGCGCCCAGCTGAGCTTGCCAACCTTGTCCTTGTTGGCGGTCGCGGACCCCTTGCCGATGCCGGCCGCCTTCTTGATGAGGTAGCTGGCGGGCGAGGTCTTGGTGATGAACGTGAAGGAGCGGTCGGCGTAGATGGTGATCTCGACCGGGACGATGGCGCCCGCCTGACCCGCCGTCGCGGCGTTGTACTCCTTGACGAACTGCATGATGTTGGCGCCGTACTGCCCGAGCGCCGGGCCGACCGGTGGGGCCGGGGTGGCGGCGCCGGCGGGGAGCTGCAGCTTCACGATGCCGGCAACTTTCTTGGCCATGGTTCCTCCTTAGGCTCCCCCACGCACATGGCGAGGCGCGGGGTGTTAGCGCGGTTGTCTACAGCGCACTGGTCGCGGGGCCGCTGGCGCGCCCCTCAGCCCTAGGCGCGGATGACCTGCGAGAAGTCGAGCTCGACTGGGGTCTCGCGTCCGAAGATCGACACGAGCACCTTGACCTTGCCGCGCTCGGGGTTGACCTCTGAGACGACGCCCGTGAAGTCGGCGAACGGGCCGTCGGTCACCTGCACCATGTCGCCGACGTTGAACGTGATGCGGACCTTGGGCGCCTCGCGCTGCCCCGTGACGCCGATGGCCGTGAGCATGCGGGCCTCCTCGTCTGGCGACAGCGGCACCGCGTGCGTGGCCGTGCCGACGAAGCCGGTCACGCCGGGGGTGTAACGGACCACCTCCCACGCCTCGTTTGGCTCGT
This region includes:
- a CDS encoding 50S ribosomal protein L1, coding for MAKHGKRYRELARKVDRDRTYTVDDAAALVKELASAKFDETVEAHFRLGIDPRKSDQNVRGTVALPHGTGKTVRVLAVTQGDGVAAAEAAGADIVGGTDVIERILGGWMEFDAVVATPDMMAAIGSKLGRVLGPRGLLPNPKAGTVGTDIGGIVRALKAGQIEFRADKTGVVHAPIGKASFAAEQLAANFVALRGAVEAAKPDAARGQYLKTIHLTSTMGPSVRVALGAASEA
- the nusG gene encoding transcription termination/antitermination factor NusG — protein: MSIEWYAVHTYVGHEEKAKENILSRARSLGMAESIFQVVVPVETTMEHIGGGKKKETVRKLFPGYIFVQMDLGDNPDEPNEAWEVVRYTPGVTGFVGTATHAVPLSPDEEARMLTAIGVTGQREAPKVRITFNVGDMVQVTDGPFADFTGVVSEVNPERGKVKVLVSIFGRETPVELDFSQVIRA
- the rplL gene encoding 50S ribosomal protein L7/L12, yielding MAFDKQALIEQLGGLTVLELVELVDGLKEAWGVEAAAAMPMGMMMAAPAGEAAAAEEQTEFTVSIKPCTGDKKLSVIKEVRAITSLGLKEAKDLVEAGGAIKESVSKDEAADLKAKLEAAGAEVEVK
- a CDS encoding 50S ribosomal protein L10, which produces MANPRNEATVALLREQLGEAKTFFLVDYQGLSAGDLGRLRAAVREAGGKMLVAKNTLINVVLKEQGVEGYESTLQGPTALILVGDEVVAPVKAITEFAKAHPKELPKSKGGRLEGSFLGEDALPRIAKLPSKKQIQSQLVGVLEAPLQQLVGVLAGPQRNLVTVMNNYVEKQKDGGN
- a CDS encoding DNA-directed RNA polymerase subunit beta, encoding MREIRNFGRIKEVIDLPNLTNIQITSYNNLLQLGRSAHEREDVGLQAAFREVFPIDETERGRQTDLVLDFLEYRLDEPEYDPDECREKDLTYHAGLFAKLQLVHKDTGLIKEDEVFLGDLPLMTEDGSFIINGADRVIVSQIHRSPGVYFTSSMVSASQLRYTASIIPMPKRGPWIEVEFDNSQVLWMKVNKRKFHFTLLLRVLGYGDAQIRELFAGHETFIDATLENEGSPDITPDEALLRLFTVLRPGDPPKVDKATQYLFGLLADPRRYDLGDAGRFKMNSKLGLNHAVNTLLGFEDGRFVDYGLVPTLQYLVRLQAGDEGYVEDDIDHLGNRRIRTVGELVADQIRVGLGRMARGVRERMLLGNPDAATPQKLVNSRPIVAALREFFGRSQLSQFKDQVNPLSELRHKRRISALGPGGLTRERAGFDVRDVHRTHYGRICPIETPEGANIGLITSLASFARVNDLGFIEAPYRRVVAGRVTDDVVYIDAHDEDKYLIAQANTPLNDDGTFATETIVARKLGDAVFLSADQVDFMDVSPKQIISVPTSLIPFLEHDDANRALMGSNMQSQAVPLIRAQAPFVGTGVEERVSRDSGTVVLADEAGTVTYVDANRIVIENARGIEQEYLLTRFQRSNQNTNLNQRPVVSLGDQVHKGQAIADGPASEVGRLALGQNVLIALMPFDGYNFEDAIVLSENLVRSDAFTSVHIEKFEKEARDTKLGPEKITRDIPGLSEAALRDLDEDGVVRIGAEVRQGDILVGHTSFKGEKDPTPEERLLRSIFGEKAKEVKDTSLKVPPGDGGIVLRTVRFRKGDHGVELKPGVQEMVRVYVAQKRRLIEGDKLANRHGNKGVVAKILAPEDMPYLADGTPVDMVFNPLGVPSRMNLGQILETHLGLAALKHGVSYVTPVFDGARESEIKDLLEESARVEQAENDAAGFEPDQRELEVYRRSAKLGIVDRDLTPAQAHSALARAGKTVLFDGRTGEAIDAPIVVGIMYIMKLYHMVEDKMHARSTGPYSLITQQPLGGKAQFGGQRLGEMEVWALKAHGAAYTLQEMLTIKSDDIDGRNAAYEAIVKGNDVLEPTIPESFKVLVKELHSLGLDVTVLDADDKPVSIFDETGRHW
- the rplK gene encoding 50S ribosomal protein L11, which gives rise to MAKKVAGIVKLQLPAGAATPAPPVGPALGQYGANIMQFVKEYNAATAGQAGAIVPVEITIYADRSFTFITKTSPASYLIKKAAGIGKGSATANKDKVGKLSWAQCLEIGKAKMADLNAGDEVAAAKIIAGTARSMGVTVEGQPS